Proteins from a genomic interval of Clostridia bacterium:
- a CDS encoding prepilin peptidase, with amino-acid sequence MAIFIGVLYGIYGLLVGSFLNVCIYRIPRRIFWKSSRSFCPNCHTELHWYELVPLFSYIFLGGRCRTCKERISVRYPLVEGGNMLLWILAYVVFGFGWYSIALCLLFSVLLVVSCIDLDIMEIPTGLVVAIAVLGIAPFVASFWGEKSGLPSDLPWWGYLVGVVAASLPFFLIALVTRGGIGGGDIKLMAAVGLFCGWKIVLLGAFFGVILGGLMGVIMLAVFGRNRKAMMPLAPALALGTVVALLWGEPILSALTATLS; translated from the coding sequence ATGGCTATCTTCATCGGTGTACTCTACGGCATATACGGGCTTTTGGTCGGCAGTTTCCTCAACGTGTGCATTTACCGCATACCGCGGCGCATTTTCTGGAAGAGCAGTCGGTCCTTTTGCCCCAACTGTCACACCGAGTTGCATTGGTACGAGTTGGTGCCCCTGTTCAGTTATATCTTCTTGGGCGGGCGTTGCCGCACCTGTAAGGAGCGCATCAGCGTGCGCTATCCCTTGGTGGAAGGGGGCAATATGCTGTTGTGGATACTTGCCTACGTCGTGTTCGGTTTCGGCTGGTATTCCATCGCCTTGTGTCTCTTGTTCAGCGTGCTGTTGGTGGTGTCCTGTATCGACCTCGATATTATGGAGATACCCACCGGACTCGTCGTCGCTATCGCCGTCCTGGGAATAGCCCCCTTCGTGGCATCCTTTTGGGGGGAGAAGAGCGGTTTGCCGTCCGATTTGCCGTGGTGGGGCTACTTGGTGGGCGTGGTCGCCGCGTCCTTGCCTTTCTTCCTCATCGCCTTGGTCACCCGCGGCGGTATCGGCGGCGGGGATATCAAATTGATGGCGGCCGTGGGGTTGTTCTGCGGGTGGAAAATCGTGCTGTTGGGCGCGTTCTTCGGCGTGATATTGGGCGGCTTGATGGGCGTGATAATGCTCGCCGTCTTCGGGCGTAATCGCAAAGCGATGATGCCTTTGGCCCCCGCCTTAGCGTTGGGAACGGTGGTGGCCCTGTTGTGGGGAGAACCCATCCTATCCGCCTTGACGGCGACGCTATCGTAA